In Festucalex cinctus isolate MCC-2025b chromosome 1, RoL_Fcin_1.0, whole genome shotgun sequence, the sequence GAGTGTGAATATTAGACTGGCTTTCCAACAGTCCAGATCTTTCTCCCTCTGGAAATTGTGGCACATTATGAAGCGCAATAGCGGAGAGAGCAACTGAAGTTGTACACCGGAAGAAGGGGAAATAATTCCACCTACAAAGCTTCAACAATTACTCTCCTCAGTTCCTTAACGCTTATTGAGTGTTGTTAAAAGGAAAGGTGCATGTACGCTTTTGTGGAATGTTGTTTTCAGGCAgcaaattcaaaatgagtgaatatttgggaaaaaaacatagcagtttaataataataattatcttGTTTTTGCAGTGTTTTCAGTTGAATTTGGTTTGAAAATGCTTTGCAAATCATTATATTCTATTTTTACTACGTTTTAAACAACATCCCAACTTTATTGGAATTTGCACATAAAGTGTTGCAGTGtcacaataattaaaaacgttttctttaaacacacaaaaacttacACAAAAGTTCCGCCAGAAGACTCCGATTGTGGATTAGCTTCCCTTCACGATGTATTTTAATGTCCATTTGGACAAACATGGAAGCATGTTTCAAGAGGCAGATGTACAGCTTCTTCCCCTCCTCTGTATGGTGGGCTGTCAGTGGGCATTTGctgctgttttcatttctgCCAGGAAGACAGACACTGCATTGCACTGAAGCAGTTAATGTGACTTCTCCATTGATCATCACATGGTTGTTCTTACTTGTAGGCGTATGTGAAGGAATACTGGTCTACAGAGCCAGCCttctcttcatcttcttcccAGAAGCAGGTGAAGTCCTTTCTGCTTTCTGCGAAGCATTTTGGAGTTTCTGGCTCTTCTTCCAGCATAATCAAAACTGTGATGTTTTGGTGCCCCACAAGAGCATTagcatcatgaaaaaaaaatatatagttttgTGCCTCTCAGTTAGGTCAATCTGTTTCTATAAGCGGACTCTAGTGAATAGTGATGTACCCAAAAGGTTATTTAAGAGTCAGTCCTACCTTTCATCTTGAAATCTGGTGCGCCTGGGACGCTGGAGGCCAACCGCATGGTGCACGCAATGGTGAAAAGTGCCAATAATCGTCTCAGGTGATCACATGTCATCCTCCTGTCTTCTCGCTGAACAAAAAGACCGGTGCTCTCTTGTTGTGCACAACATGAGAGAGCAAACTGAAACAAACGCGCGCATGCCGCAAACTGCACGACTTCTCTCCCGAGGGGGCTTGTCCTGTTTTGGCTTCAGATACCATGGATAGCGCAACACGGTTACAAGGCTGCTCCTCGCTGATAAGATGCGCGCAGAGCTGTTTACTTGCGCTTAAAATCAGCAAAGGTGACAAAGGGGAGGGGCAATAGCACAtgctgaaaacttttttttttttttttttaactttactgtTGCTGGTACGCGGGAATTAGACTCATTGACGGATTTATGACTATGTGAGCCTCACTCATGCATTTAATTTTCAATaacatacatattttaattaaaataacaaaataaaataataataatagtaataacaataataatacatacatacatacacacacatcatctattttcttgaccgcttattccacacaaggatcgcgaggggtgctggagcctatctcagctggctttgggcagtaggcggggtacaccctggactggttgccagccaatcgcatggcaatatatatatacagggtgacccaaaaagatgcgtacccatattttattcgataaaaaatcaattttttaacgaatgtcttttctgttgcaggacgtgaaaggtgaacctatggatgatcatttgcagctatagttgccctgaaaatgtcttggacaaatcagcagaagatattctccctggagacctattttgcgacaaaatcataccagagtgtacagattcagtttggaaagcgtttccattgtcgcaactttccatcaaaatcaacgattgttagttggattaagaagttcagagttcagttctgagaaccaaacgttctcaagaaagttttcatcattttcaagcacattacagaaccatatatatatatatatatatatatatatatatatatttatatccatccatccatccattttcttgaccgcttattcctcacaagggtcgcgggggctgctggcgcctatctcagctggctctgggcagtaggcgggggacaccctggactggttgtcaaccaatcgcagggctatatatatatatatatatatatatatatatattaggggtgttaaaaaaaatcgattcggcgatatatcgcgatactacatcgcgtgattctcgaatcgattcaataatcggcagaatcgattttttttggtgatttttttatttttttattttttatttttttttaggattcacaccttgagcatggaagaatgttatatgaacggaacattaagccttaatattttattttaatgctgttcaaacatgaaacagattacaacctctataagactgaaatttcagataaatgaataatacattttcatataaatcttacactctacaagcttactgattagtattttctaaatatgaatgaaaaaaaatcgcaacaatcgacttataaattcgtatcgggattaatcggtatcgaatcgtgaccattcgtatcgggattaatcggtatcgaatcgaatcgtgacctgtgaatcgtgatacgaatcgaatcgtcaggtactaggcaattcacacccctaatatatatatatatatatatatatatatatatatatatatatatatatatatatatatatatatatatatatatatatatatatatatatatatatatatatatatatatatatatatatatatatatattaggggtgttaaaaaaatcgattcggcaatatatcgcgatactacatcgcgcaattctcgaattgattcaataggcggctgaatcgatttttaaacttccatttttaatggaaaaatattcaacaaaagtcttacttcgggttaggattcacaccttaagcatggaagaatgttatatgaacggaacaataagccttaatattttattttaatgctgttcaaacatgaaacagattacaacctctataaggaggttaaatttcagataaataaataataaaatttcatacaaatcttacactctacattGTAGCTTGTAGagtctacaagcttactgatgagtattttctaaatttgaatgaaaaaaatcgcaacaatcaacttataaattcgtatcgggattaatcggtatcgaatcgaatcgtgaagtactaggcaattcacacccctaatatatatatatatatatatatatatatatatatatatatatatatatatatatatatagtagtgctatcaaagttaaagcattaactaattaatttaaaaaaatgatcgcattaaCCCAGATTAATgacacaattaattttgacggCAGATGATCcttacgttaaaggtagtaccggttgtgtttgagcaataaacacaactatatgcattaaagtaaagcatttaatatatgtttgcgtatgacaatcagaatatttgttcatgtcaaactattggggtcattttttttttcattttaatttatgcaagtaattaaaaaaaaaagacgaggaaGAGCACGTGCAGTTGataaacatttttgaagacgtcttcacaacattaaatattgaaaaaaaaaaacatataaaaggagctctttaaatttggtgggcaaaaaatgatggaaaaaaagcctttttgattAAGGGATTTATCATGATTAATTAAAATTctaatatgtgattaatctcatttaaaaaattcaAAGCCATTAGAAAGAAATTATTTGTAATCTTGTTTTTAATAACAGACATCCAGtaattggaaataaaataattcctaGCAACCTTCACTTGTTACTTGTCGTGTTAGCACATTACCTTTGTCTTTAGTTCGTGAAAAGCATGTTCTGTTGCTCAGGTGTCAACTCCAGCCAGGAAATAATTATTTGTACTTCAATATAACACGTTTTGTCATCTTTCGTGGTAAatgcattttgttcttttaagtTGGACAGAAAATGTGAACTGTAATTAAAATTAGTAATATGCTTTATTATCAACCCCCTTGTTAAAGAAATTATATTTTAGATGATGGTTGACTAgtaagcacgtccgcctcccaatgCAGAGGACGTGAGATTGAGTGCAGGCTTTgggcttcctgggtggagtttgcatgttctccgcgTGCCTGTGTGGGTACGCCGGTCTCCTCCTATATTCCAAAGAcacgcatggcaggttgattatccctaagtgtgcttgtgagggtgaatggttgtttgtctgtgtgtgccctggagtggctggcaaccagttcagggtgtaccccgcctactgcccgaagccagctgggataggctccagcaccccacgacccttgtgaggagtaagcggataagaaaatggatggatgggtgataTTAGATGTGTACTTGTTTTGGCTCCTTgtaatttaaacaaacaaacaaaaaatgtcagaataccgtattttccgcactataagtcaCACCTAAAAgccatcatttttttcaaaagcagaccaggcgccttataatccagtgcgccttatatatggatcaatattgagctgcaacaggtctcgctgtcaagacgctatcggtgaccctgcacgatcggtgacgcgcatgcgcagaagatcccgccatcttggatcgctagctaatactaatactttacctcagagaaaataataaaacagctgtttattcattttggaagtgaatggagttgtcagaaagctgggttgtaatctattaataaagtttgactgacctatctgactgttttgttgacatttcctttagcgcagcaccatctaatggatgcataacgtaaccccagcctctactgtagcgccttatatatggaaaaagttttaaaatatgtcattcattgaaggtgcgctttataatgcggtgcgccttatatatggaaaatgttttaaaatatgtcattcgttgaaggtgcgccttataatgcggaaaatacggtacattgaATAGGTCAAAAGATTGGACCTTCTTTCTACCTTTAAATAAACAGTCCTTGAGTCATTTAAAATTGTTCAGGAATAAACATTTAATTTCCACCTGAATATCTGAACTCGTCTTCATATAATCAAGATGttttggtaacactttataataactacccgttataactagttaatagaccattagtaaactgttaattaatgagttattaatgacttattaaatgtttgttaactgtttgttaaggttttaaaatgatgtctataaatagtaaaaattttatttttaaactgttagttattgagctctaaatgacttgttaactgtatagtaattattcataactatattttataaattagtaatacatcgttaacaagctattagaaaattacttactaatgacttgttaagtattacttcatagtttgtataggttattgggacgttattataaagttgccactattcctcatttattacgtgttagtaaatgtggagtagttgcaactttagaataacgtcccaataacataaatagagtaataactaatatttaagtagtagattaactcacttctttacagcagttgttaatagtttgttaacgatctactaatactatagcagtgaaactttgtagaggagcacatgagtggaaaaagttcaatggtacggaaaattgatatttaggcatggtaaggcatagtaattttatattttaaatttcaccttcaaattctgtactttcaacttgttccacctgtttgttgtttgacaaagtttcataggtattagtagatggttaacatctactatgtaaagaattagctaatatataagttaaatattagtaagtagctaatttatactattgggatattatcgtaaagttgcaactgttcctcatttaataacagttaataaatgaggaatagctaccactttagaataacgtcctaataacagatataaactattaactgatacttaacaagtcattagtaagtaatttactaatagtttggTAACTTActcttactaatttataatatatagttacaaatgattaatatacagttaacaagtcagttataactcaataactaacagtttaataatgacatattaactgtttatagtcataagtataaatccttaacaaacagttaacaaacatttaataagtcattaacaactcattaattaacaatcaactaatgatctatgaactacttataacggatagttattataaagtgttaccgatGTTTTGAACGATCCAAAGCTTCCAACTTTGTATTTATGAGCAGCACCGTTTTCAGCTGTAGTTTTTAAATTTGCTCCATAAATTAAATTCAGTTCAGTGGTATTGTGGGAAGGACCTTTTCTGCCACAATGCACAAATAAAGGAGCGCTTGGATTAGTTTGTTGTGGAACAACTTGCAAATGCTTGACCCAAGCAAACACTTTTGAAAAGACACATGCTTTACATACTGCatggatagacagacagacaaatacAGTTGATGTGCTTCCAGTAATGTAAAGAAGCAGGGTACTATTTACCTTCAGAGGCAGACATAAACGGTTTCTTATCATCATTCTGCACTCTTGTTGTCTTGGTTTGACCAGCGTTATCACAGTAGCAGACGTGGCTGTTTCTCAACCCTGATAGGTAGCCGAGGGCGAATCCTCGACCAATCCTCGGTTCTTTAAATGCAACCCCGCTCTTCCTTACATCATTTGAAAGAGGGAAGGCAACTGCAATATATTGATTAATATCTGTACTGGTGCAAGAAAAGATGCTTTTTATTCGTATGCAATTCTCAGCCATGGACATGAAATTCAAACTGTGCTCGAAAGCGGAGGCATGCAGAGGGAAACAGTGGCAGGAAAAGGAAGGTGTGGAAATCGGTGTTGTTGAGAGAAGAACAATGGCAATTGCGGTTTTACTGCATGCATGGTTCTTCAGATTAAACAAGAAAATAGGAAAATTAGTAATTTTTTAGGGGTAAAAAATGGATGCAGGGAAAGCATTGTACAGTACAAGCCACAGGATAACAGCTAAGGTGGATGTGCACACCTTAAATgacttattttaacattttatgacagcaacatttattcattttgtaagtGTCTCTCAGCATGGTGAATCTGAAatgattgttttcttttcttactcttcattttaaaaatggtcCAATTCTATCTGCTATGAGGATCATCCCCTTCTGGTtaccagttgttgttttttttaattctatttataaagTGGATCGAACTCCTGGTCGAAGGTCTGGGCTGTGGTCGGGCCATTTCGAAACTcaaatttttgattttatttatttattttaattcaaatcattttatttattttttttgactgtgATGCATTTCTTTTGGGCCATTATTACTTTTGCTAACCTCTGAACCTTGTAACTTTTAACTGTTGTGTATGACATgtcaataatattaaaatttgaTTTGTAGAATATAAACAGATTTCAGAATGTATCAATTAAATTGCCAACTGTTTATCTTTGTATCATTTATATCCACTATACCTAagtgcagggctggactggcaccaaaaaaaataaaaaaaatgaccctggcattttgatttaggccGACCCCGACTCTTGCCAAATGTATTTcctgccactgatgtttattgatgatatTTCAGTTTGCTATCTCTATTTGAAATGGATAAATGGCCTCTCCAAATCGTGGGCCTCTCTAAATCTCTTGAGGTAAATTAACATGCACTGCATCCGTGCCAAAAGATGCCAGCCCACCGGGCATTTGCCctatatgccagatggccagtccagccctgcctcAGTGTTTGATGTACTACAGAACACAGTAGCAACTAAAGACTAAAagattgaacattttatttattatcataCATGCTTCAAAGTATTTATATTCCTGCTTACCTGCATTCGACCATGCTGCCATCTAATATGCTTTCAACCACAAATAAATTCTGCAATGTGATATCGCGCATTTTAATAATCAGAAATGAGACACACAAGTGACCTGTGAAAGAACACACTTACAGTTTTTCATGATTGTTAACACACAGAAATCTAAACTTTGGCCCAATTTGCACAACCTTAACTTCATGTACCAATCGCTCGACCCGAATTGTCACTACTTCACACTCTTTTATGACTCCCttctgactttccttctttacaCTCTGACACCAATTGCAAATCACCTTGTTGTCTAAACACTACACACAATTCTCATTTATGGCACACACCTCTCATGTAAAAGCTCAACGCTTCAAGCGACAATACACTCTGCAGTCAATTGCACATTAACTTGTCAAAACACTAAATACAATGTTCTATTGTTACACACACTTCTCATGTGACATCTCAGTGGTATGAACCTACAGCACACAAGTGTTCAAAACTCAACACATTCAGATCTGGTGAGCAATTAGCAATCAGGACTGCAGTAGTCTTGAGCCTCCTCCTCTGTGTTTGGTGAATGGACAACCTTGAAGAGAGCAACCTGAGAAGGAGAAGTGTAAGTCAGAGGAGGAGCAATAGGAGAACAGAGAAGACTCTGTCCTCCTCTTGCTCCTCCTGTCCTGTTCCTGCAGGAGCATGACAGAGGAGCAGGGGGAGCAGGAGAAGGACAGAGAGTAGGAGTAGTAAGAAGACGGAGAACTATTATAGCCAATGAGATTCAGGCCACTGTGATAGACCATGTGCTGAACTATGGTTTGAGCATGAAGGCTTGAGGGTTTTGCTGCTGGCCTTCCTTGATGACTTCCACAAACAACTTGTTCCACCAGATCACATTGATGATCCATAAAGAAATGATGTTGTCATCTGGGACAATGTGAGATTCCACCGGGCTCTGCTTGTACGTCAGTGGTTCCAGGACCACCCACATTTTAGAGTGTGATTCCTCCCGGCATACTCTCCATTCCTCAACCCCATAGAGGAGTTCTTTTCTGCTTGGAGGTGGAAGGTGCATGAGCGAAACCCCAGACGCAGGTCCCACTTGTCCAGGCCATGGAAGCAGCCTGTGGTGACGTCAGCCTCGAGTCCATTCAGGGATTCATACGCCACTCAAGGCGGTTCTTCCCGAGATGTCTAGCTAGGGAGAACATCGCCTGTGATGTGGACGAGGCCCTCTGGCCTGACAGAAACCGAAGGCATGATGATGCTTGATCATGATTAGATCTCAgtcatgtacaaaaataaaacaaacgcgGCCGAACATGACTCAACTGGGCAATCGGCAACGAGAGCTACTCACTGTGTTCTTATGATCGCCCGATTCAATTTACTGCACAGGTACTTAAAgaattgtaaatactgtatgaGTGCATTTTATGTGCACCATGCAGCAACAGTTGTCAGAAAAGCACTCTGGGTCTCAATATTTCATAATAAGTACCCATGTTTCCTTTTTCTGAACAGCGATCGTTGCATATGttaacacacgtacacacaataTGCGTTATCACTTGATTTACAATGCATCAGCCAGCGGTGAGTTCGTGTTCGTGTTACAAGCGCATAACGACTTCCTCACAGGGATCGACAGTCTCGTTGCCTCACTCTCGGAGAAAAGAACCAAAGCAAATGGTACAAGATGAATTAATCTGACAGGTGTGTCAACCTAGCGAAAATGGCACGAGGAAGTCTTTACctcaaattaactcaaaattacacAGTAGACGTTTAGGCATGAGTCTGCAAGGCAAGTGAATGTGGTTGTTCAGAAACAAGATTCATTTAGTCTTTGGCAGAATGTTCTCATCAAAtgatcactttaaaaaaaaaaaaaaaactgataagcTACGAGCAACCCTAACAAATGCATTGACTGGATaccacattaggtacacctgcacaatttaATGAAATCCAATCCAAAAATAATCAGGATTCAGCCTTTACAAACGATAACATGGTTCAGTGTTGATTGAAAGGTgctaaagatgtttttttttgtttttttttagatggttgTCCTCTAACTGGAAATAGCATGAGAAAGAGGCAAAAGACTACATTACATTTGGAaaattatacatatttattttgaggAAACATTATTTGGCACCAAGATGATAACATACTTCTAGAGCATTCTAATCTACAAGTTATAGTATATAATATCACGCTTTGAGAAAGGGTATGAATAATTTCAGAGATGGAACATTTTCTCATTATGTGAACATTGATTAGTAAACTTTACATCAAGTATTACAGTAACTGCCACTTTCCTGTCATTTCAATCAAAAAGTTACTAATTCATCATATAAAAATAGACTTAACATTTCAATTTGAACCGAACCGCATCACATTGAAGTGCTCCCGAAAAATTGGTTCCCTTACTTCGCTAAAAGgggcaaaaacaacaaacgaCTTAATTTCAAATTACAGAGCCATTCCTTCCAAAACGCAAGAAACAATGTTAAATTAAAACGGAGCAATATTAGGAAAACCGTGTGCAGATGTCTCCAATGAAATTGCATGTGCAGAGCCACTGAACTTAAATCTGTAAGCATAGTGGGTCAAAGTGCTTGATGATTGTGGATACAGTGATTTGTTaagaaaaatatcacaaaaataaCACAGAGCCCGTGTTGACAAGTGAGTGTGTCTCAAAAGAAAATGAGCCGTGAGACCTTCGTATGGGGAGGAAAGAGGAACTCTAATAATAATGAGGACTATCTCAGATATTGTGAAGAGAGGACAAGGAGCAGCGTTTTTCCCAGAGTTGAGGCACAGAGAAGTAGATTATCAGTACGGTGTATGTACGTGTACTCATGCGTGTAGTTTAGCAAGCACAGTTCCCTTGGCTGTCGGAAGACGAGTCTTTCAGGCCCTGGTTCCTGTGGTTGGCCACCAAGCTTATGTCTCCCTCGATGCTCTCGTTCATCTTGTCACAGATGACATCCACGAGGCGCTCAAACACCTGCTTGACGTTGATGTTGTCCTTCGCGCTGGCCTCAAAGAACTGGAAACCTGGTCGCGAGAGACGGGAGAGTGTTGATTTACAACATACAAACGTGCCGGTCAGATTCCCAACTAAAAGGTTTTCGCACCGAGGTCCTCCGCCAGACGCTGGCCATCTTCGGTCGGTATGAGCCTGTCATCCTCCAAGTCGCACTTGTTACCGATTAAGATCACCTGAGCGTTGTCCCAAGAGTATGTTTTAATCTGTGTAGCCCTGCGGgacagacaacaaatgacaggaaagtacaaatgcaatgacgataattatttatttgatgCTTGATGCTAAACGGCATAACAATATTCAACATTCAACACACCAGTCCTGAACTGCATTGAAGGACTCCTGGTTGGAGATGTCATACATGAGCAGGAAGCCCATGGCCCCTCTGTAGTAGGCAGTGGTGATGGTCCGATAGCGTTCTTGTCCTGCTGTGTCCTGCATTTCAACACATATTCAGAGTTAGATCAAGTTTTTAGGTGAACATTTatattacagtcttccctcgctataacgcggttcactttttgcggtctcgctgtatcgcggatttttttttaagtgcaattttgcatatttttttacagtaatatacccattttataaaaatttatgaagttttgaacattatcaatgtttgaacaagagagaactGGGAGAACATGtcaatgcctcaatgagaaaagtgtataaattgtgcggtcggggatttttgagccttaaaacatttataagaattgtaaaacataaagctaactacttcgcgggtttcatttattgcgggtattttttggaacctaaccccagcggaaaacaagggaacactgtactgtattttagatttttattttattttatttttttttattattatttttttgcagttagCACTTTGTAGAATTGTACATTATCATATTGAGTTTGTGTTCCAATGATACaaatgattttgttgttgttattagtgTAACTAATGCttaaggctgtgcaattaattgaaattcaattaaaattttaattattacactccGCAATTACTAAATcagcataaattaaaaaaataaacaaatttttgagttgtttaaactTACAAATTTGCACctttcttaaataaaaaaaaaatgaatgtgcatgattagtgtttcaaagaatgttagttgtcaatatttttttgtattagatttccagtttaaacattttcttgttttgaaccaaaaaaaataaatgatcatcctactgcaGTGCACATGctccactccaacttcaagtttttgccaacaaaataaataaataaataaataaatactgtatattattattattttatctttttttaaattagtcttaatatttttaaatgggtaaacattttcttgttttattccaaaaatataaatgattgtcctactgcactgtgcacaagctgcactcaaAAATCCAGTTTttgacaacataaataaataaataaataaataaagtacattattatttatttatctaatttTTAATGggtcttaatttttttaaatgggtaaacattttcttgttttgtaccaaaaaaaaaaaagatcatcctaCTTCAagattttgccaacataaacaaacaaacaaatagataaataaataaataaattctgtttggtccaaaagttgtttctatttgtttaattggtcttaatatgaattgaaatgcttaaacattttcttcttttgcaccaaaaaataaataatcgtgattatttcccataattgagcagccctactcATGCTAATCAGTGCTATATTTATAAAGGCATATTTTTGTGCAGTCCCTCACAATAGTATTGATGTTGATTCAACTGGACATTTGAACAACAGTAATTGTAAACAGCAAAACTTTTTCACCACAAGGGAGCACTATTGTTCACTATCCACATAGTGTACACTGCAGTGGCACTCAAGTGTATCTtgagcagtgttgccggtaacgcgttactaaaaagttgctttctaaagtaactaatagtctaacgcgttactt encodes:
- the rab3db gene encoding RAB3D, member RAS oncogene family, b, with the protein product MKMASNDSRLQQPPSQKDAADQNFDYMFKLLIIGNSSVGKTSFLFRYADDSFTSAFVSTVGIDFKVKTVFRNDKRIKLQIWDTAGQERYRTITTAYYRGAMGFLLMYDISNQESFNAVQDWATQIKTYSWDNAQVILIGNKCDLEDDRLIPTEDGQRLAEDLGFQFFEASAKDNINVKQVFERLVDVICDKMNESIEGDISLVANHRNQGLKDSSSDSQGNCAC